In Dryocola sp. LX212, the genomic stretch CCATGCTACGGGACGCCAGCTGGCGGACTCCCAGACGGCAAAGATCATCGCCAGCGCAAGGCCGATGACCAGTGCACAAACGGCAAGGCCGACGGTCATCCCGGCGGCGCTTGCTAATGGAAAAATTTCGTTCATTCAGGCGGCTTACTTCTGGAACCATTTTTTGTAGATGGTCTCGTAGGTCCCATCCTGCTTCACTTTGGCAAGGGCGGTGTTGAACTTCGCCTGCAGGTCAGTGTTGCCCTGACGAACCGCGATGCCCAGACCGGTGCCGAAGTAGCCCTTATCCGTCACTTTGTCACCAATCGGTGCCAGCTTCGGTTCGGCTTTCAGCCATTCGGTCACTACTGCTGTGTCACCGAATACCGCATCGATACGCCCATTTTGCAGATCCAGCTTCGCGTTCTGGTAGCTGTCGTAAGGGACGGTGGTGATTTCCGGATGTTTATCCATGATGAATTTCTGGTGCGTGGTGCCGTTCTGCACGCCAACTTTCTTGCCTTTCAGTGCGGAGATATCGGCAACTTTGCCTTTCTGGCCCACGAAGAGCGCGGAGTTGTCATAGTACGGGCTGCTGAACAGCACCTGCTTTTCTCGCTCTGGCGTGATGTCCATACCGGCCATGACCGCGTCGATACGGCGGAATTTCAGACTTGGGATCAGGCTGTCAAAAGACTGGTTAGAGAAGGTGCAGGTCGCCTCCATCTCTTTACACAGGGCGTTAGCCAGATCGACATCGAAACCAACGATTTTGTTGCTGGCATCCATGGATTCAAACGGAGGGTAAGACGCTTCTGTGGCAAAACGAATGGTTTGTGCCGCCGTGGCGCTCAGGCTCAAACCGGCAAGCAATGTGGCAAGCAAAACTTTTTTCATTGTCATTTTCCCGTTCAACATCAGTGTGATAAATAGAATTTAAACGCATCGGTCTGTGGATTAGCAAAGCAGCTCGCGTCACCCTGCTCCACGATATGGCCATTTTCCATATACACCACGCGGCTGGCGGTTTTACGCGCCACTTCCACTTCGTGCGTAACAATGACCTGAGTAATGTTGGTTTCTGCCAGTTCGCGAATGATGCTGACGATCTGCGCGGTGATCTCGGGATCGAGCGCGGCGGTTGGCTCATCAAACAGCAGGATCTGCGGCTCCATCATCAGCGCACGGGCAATCGCCACGCGCTGCTGTTGACCACCGGACAGGTGCAGCGGATAGCGATCCATGTACGGTTTCAGGCGCAGACGTTCGAGAAGCTTATCGGCACGGGCGCGCGCCCGATCTTTGCTTAACCCCAGCACGCGGCAGGGCGCTTCGATCAGGTTCTGCACCACGGTCAGGTGCGGCCACAGGTTGTACTGCTGGAACACCATGCCAACGTTCTGACGCAGTTCGCGAATCGCCTTATCGCCGGGCGCTTTCACGAAGTCAAAATGATTACCCGCAATGTTGAGCTGGCCGGATTTCGGCATCTCTAGCAGGTTCAGTACGCGCAGCAGCGAGCTTTTGCCCGCTCCGCTTGGCCCAAGCAGCACCAGCGTTTCGCCATGCGGGCACTCAAGGGTGATATCGAACAGCGCCTGATGCGCGCCGTAAAAGCAGTTTATGCCGTTTAGTTGAATGCTCATTCGTTGCGGGTTACATAGCA encodes the following:
- the artI gene encoding arginine ABC transporter substrate-binding protein ArtI encodes the protein MKKVLLATLLAGLSLSATAAQTIRFATEASYPPFESMDASNKIVGFDVDLANALCKEMEATCTFSNQSFDSLIPSLKFRRIDAVMAGMDITPEREKQVLFSSPYYDNSALFVGQKGKVADISALKGKKVGVQNGTTHQKFIMDKHPEITTVPYDSYQNAKLDLQNGRIDAVFGDTAVVTEWLKAEPKLAPIGDKVTDKGYFGTGLGIAVRQGNTDLQAKFNTALAKVKQDGTYETIYKKWFQK
- the artP gene encoding arginine ABC transporter ATP-binding protein ArtP, whose protein sequence is MSIQLNGINCFYGAHQALFDITLECPHGETLVLLGPSGAGKSSLLRVLNLLEMPKSGQLNIAGNHFDFVKAPGDKAIRELRQNVGMVFQQYNLWPHLTVVQNLIEAPCRVLGLSKDRARARADKLLERLRLKPYMDRYPLHLSGGQQQRVAIARALMMEPQILLFDEPTAALDPEITAQIVSIIRELAETNITQVIVTHEVEVARKTASRVVYMENGHIVEQGDASCFANPQTDAFKFYLSH